The following nucleotide sequence is from Chloracidobacterium validum.
GCTGCCGGCTATCAAGCAACGCCTTGCCCAGGCCAATGTCACCGGAAACATCCCACCGCACTAGCAGGTCAGGCTGAACACTAACGCGGCACGGGCGTTCGCCGAACAATCTCAGCAATCACTTCGTCCGGGGTGATACCGTCAATTTGGGCCTCCGAGCGCAGCACGACCCGGTGGCGCAGCGCGGGCGCAGCGATGGCTTTGACATCATCGGGCGTCACGAAGGTTCGCCCGGCCATAGCGGCCTGCACTTTCGCCGTCAGCAACAGCGCCACGGCCGCCCGCGGACTCGCTCCCCAAGTCAGATTGAGCGCCGCCGGCGGACGAGTGCCCCGCACGATGTCCACGATGTAGCGCCGAATACCTTCCTCCGTCGTCACATCCCGGACGGCCGCGCGGCAGTGGAGGACAACGCTCAAATCCGTTAGGCACTCCAGCGGCACGGCATCGAGCCGGCGCGCGTTGAAGCCCAGGTTCCAGTTGGAAACGACCTGAAGTTCTTCCTCCAGCGATGGATAATCCACAATGATCTTCAGCAAAAACCGGTCAAGCTGAGCTTCAGGCAGCGGATAGGTTCCCTCATACTCAATCGGATTTTGCGTTGCCAGCACCATGAACAGCGGCGACATGCGGTGCGTCTCGCCATCCACCGTCACCTGCCGCTCCTCCATGGCCTCAAGCAAAGCCGCCTGCGTTTTAGGTGGCGTTCGATTGATTTCATCCGCCAGCAGCAAGTCAGTAAAAACCGGCCCCCGGCGAAAGGTAAAAAGCCCGGTCGCGGTGTTATACACATTCGTTCCGGTCACATCCGCCGGCATTAAGTCGGGGGTGAACTGAATCCGGTTGAAGTCCGCGCCAATCACGCGCGCCAGGGTTTTGACAAGCAGGGTCTTGGCCGTCCCAGGCGGACCTTCCAGCAGGACATGTCCTTCGGCAAACAACCCAATCAGAATCTGGTCAATAATGGCATCCTGGCCAACGATGACGAGATGCAGTTGCCGCCGAATGAAATCCGCAACATCCTGCACAGATGGTTCCATAAAACGAGGCTTCCTTTCCAACCGGGTACCGACCTACCTAGTTAACCATCCCGCTAGCGAAGC
It contains:
- a CDS encoding AAA family ATPase, yielding MEPSVQDVADFIRRQLHLVIVGQDAIIDQILIGLFAEGHVLLEGPPGTAKTLLVKTLARVIGADFNRIQFTPDLMPADVTGTNVYNTATGLFTFRRGPVFTDLLLADEINRTPPKTQAALLEAMEERQVTVDGETHRMSPLFMVLATQNPIEYEGTYPLPEAQLDRFLLKIIVDYPSLEEELQVVSNWNLGFNARRLDAVPLECLTDLSVVLHCRAAVRDVTTEEGIRRYIVDIVRGTRPPAALNLTWGASPRAAVALLLTAKVQAAMAGRTFVTPDDVKAIAAPALRHRVVLRSEAQIDGITPDEVIAEIVRRTPVPR